The following are encoded together in the Candidatus Margulisiibacteriota bacterium genome:
- a CDS encoding transketolase translates to MVTKEKIKELQAQAVKLRRHIIEMTCAAASGHPGGSLSAADIVAALYFSVLKHRPKEPAWADRDRFVMSKGHAAPVLYAALAEAGYFPVDYLKTLRRIGSSLQGHVDMLSLPGIEMSTGSLGQGLSAANGMALAGRLDKKAGRVYCLMGDGECQEGQVWEAAMTSAHYKLDNLTAIIDHNKYQIDGRIEDIKNLAPLADKWRAFGWNVLTADGHDFGSILEALARAEQAKGKPTMIVADTVKGKGVSFMEAKPLDYHGKAPTKDEEKKAICEICQIKEFEI, encoded by the coding sequence ATGGTTACTAAAGAAAAGATCAAAGAATTACAGGCGCAAGCCGTTAAACTCCGCCGCCACATCATTGAGATGACCTGCGCGGCCGCTTCGGGCCATCCCGGCGGCTCGTTGTCGGCGGCTGACATCGTGGCCGCCCTCTATTTTTCCGTGCTAAAACATCGGCCCAAAGAGCCGGCCTGGGCCGACCGTGACCGCTTTGTCATGAGCAAGGGGCACGCGGCGCCGGTCCTCTATGCCGCGCTGGCCGAAGCCGGTTATTTCCCGGTCGATTACCTCAAGACCTTGCGCCGGATCGGCAGTTCCCTGCAGGGGCACGTTGACATGCTTTCCTTGCCGGGGATCGAGATGTCGACCGGTTCGCTGGGCCAGGGTTTATCGGCGGCCAACGGGATGGCGCTGGCCGGGCGCCTCGATAAAAAAGCTGGCCGCGTTTATTGCCTGATGGGCGACGGCGAATGCCAGGAAGGACAGGTCTGGGAAGCGGCCATGACCTCGGCCCATTACAAGCTGGACAATCTGACGGCGATCATTGACCACAATAAATACCAGATCGACGGGCGGATCGAGGATATCAAAAATCTGGCGCCGCTGGCCGACAAGTGGCGCGCTTTCGGCTGGAACGTCTTGACGGCCGACGGCCATGATTTCGGATCGATCCTGGAAGCGCTGGCCCGGGCCGAACAGGCCAAAGGTAAACCAACGATGATCGTTGCCGACACGGTTAAGGGAAAAGGGGTCAGCTTTATGGAAGCGAAGCCGCTCGATTATCACGGCAAAGCGCCGACGAAGGACGAAGAGAAAAAAGCGATCTGTGAGATCTGCCAGATTAAAGAATTTGAAATATGA
- a CDS encoding transketolase family protein produces the protein MNEPKMLATRDVYGQVLVELGKSNQNIVVLDADLSCSTKTAGFAKAFPERFFNMGIAEQDMIGTAAGLAAAGKIAFASTFAVFASGRAWDQIRMSVAYTRLNVKVVVTHAGITTGEDGASHQANEDIAIMRALPNMTVVVPADGVETEKVIKAAVEFNGPMYIRLSRPKTKVIYDNPNYDYQIGRGVVMREGRDATIVACGLMVGVSLSAAELLAKEGLNVRVVNMHTIKPLDVPLIIKCAAETGAIVTAEEHSIIGGLGGAVAEVLVENALVPMARVGLRDTFGESGQPDELLVKYGLTEKEVAAAVRVVVGRKK, from the coding sequence ATGAACGAACCTAAAATGCTCGCAACCCGTGATGTCTATGGCCAAGTCCTCGTTGAACTGGGGAAGAGCAACCAGAACATTGTGGTCCTTGATGCCGACCTCTCATGTTCGACCAAGACCGCCGGATTTGCCAAGGCTTTTCCGGAGCGCTTTTTCAATATGGGGATCGCCGAGCAGGATATGATCGGCACTGCCGCCGGCTTGGCTGCCGCCGGTAAGATCGCCTTTGCTTCGACCTTTGCTGTCTTTGCTTCCGGCCGGGCCTGGGACCAGATCAGGATGTCGGTCGCTTACACCCGATTGAACGTCAAAGTCGTGGTCACTCACGCCGGCATTACGACCGGTGAGGACGGGGCTTCCCACCAGGCGAACGAAGATATCGCTATTATGCGCGCCTTGCCAAATATGACAGTTGTGGTCCCGGCGGATGGGGTGGAGACGGAGAAAGTTATCAAGGCGGCGGTTGAATTCAACGGCCCGATGTATATCCGTTTGAGCCGGCCCAAGACCAAAGTCATCTACGACAACCCGAATTATGATTATCAGATCGGACGAGGGGTCGTCATGCGGGAAGGACGGGACGCGACCATAGTTGCCTGCGGCCTGATGGTCGGGGTTTCACTGTCAGCGGCCGAACTCCTGGCCAAGGAAGGGCTCAATGTCCGGGTAGTTAATATGCATACGATCAAGCCGCTCGATGTTCCCCTGATCATCAAATGCGCCGCAGAGACCGGGGCGATCGTCACGGCCGAAGAACATTCGATCATCGGCGGGTTGGGCGGGGCGGTGGCCGAGGTCCTGGTCGAGAACGCGCTGGTGCCGATGGCCCGGGTTGGGTTGCGCGATACTTTTGGCGAGTCCGGCCAGCCGGACGAATTGCTGGTCAAATACGGTTTAACGGAGAAAGAGGTCGCCGCGGCGGTCCGGGTTGTTGTTGGGAGAAAAAAGTGA
- a CDS encoding cytidine/deoxycytidylate deaminase family protein: MKRPSWDDYFLKITADVAERATCVKRQVGAIIVKDHRILSSGYNGAPKGFDHCTDETCIRKQMNVPSGQRHELCRGLHAEQNAIIQAAWHGVKIEGGTLYCNYQPCVICVKMMINAGIVRVVYAGGYPDELAQEMLKASDMEVVKYESRLSRS; encoded by the coding sequence ATGAAAAGACCAAGTTGGGACGACTATTTCCTCAAGATCACGGCTGACGTGGCCGAGCGGGCGACCTGCGTTAAGCGGCAGGTCGGCGCGATCATTGTTAAGGACCACCGGATACTCTCTTCCGGTTATAACGGCGCCCCCAAAGGTTTTGACCATTGCACGGATGAGACCTGCATCCGCAAGCAGATGAACGTCCCTTCCGGCCAGCGGCACGAGCTCTGCCGCGGCCTGCACGCCGAACAGAACGCGATCATCCAGGCCGCCTGGCACGGCGTCAAGATCGAGGGGGGGACTCTCTATTGCAACTATCAGCCGTGCGTCATCTGTGTTAAAATGATGATCAACGCCGGGATCGTACGGGTCGTCTATGCCGGCGGTTATCCCGACGAGTTGGCCCAAGAAATGCTCAAAGCTTCGGACATGGAGGTTGTGAAATATGAGAGTAGGTTATCTCGGTCCTGA
- the pheA gene encoding prephenate dehydratase, translated as MRVGYLGPEGTFSEEAGKVYLRRLEGKTELFPFSTIHSLLLAAQHGKVVEAVAPIENSIEGTISAVTDMLAKEVSLVIRQELVLPVYHYLIAQKGVKLNQVTDVISNPPALDQCKDFIRRQLPHAKLHLSYSTADAVKQVAFSLGERVISHGKVKGSVFAAIGTAASARLYGLSVVARKINAHDNQTRFIVLAKKDHPRTGRDKTSIVFSIAADRPGGLHDVLSEFAIRDINLTKIESRPSKRALGDYYFFVDMQGHREDKVIADALREIKRKASFLRLLGSYPRAK; from the coding sequence ATGAGAGTAGGTTATCTCGGTCCTGAAGGGACTTTTTCCGAAGAAGCGGGGAAGGTCTATCTCCGCCGCTTAGAGGGGAAGACCGAACTCTTTCCTTTTAGTACTATCCACAGCCTGTTGCTGGCCGCGCAGCACGGCAAGGTAGTTGAAGCCGTTGCCCCGATCGAGAACTCGATAGAAGGGACTATCTCCGCTGTGACCGATATGCTGGCCAAAGAGGTCTCGCTGGTCATCAGACAGGAATTGGTCCTGCCGGTCTACCATTACCTGATCGCCCAGAAGGGAGTCAAGCTGAACCAGGTCACCGATGTGATCTCTAACCCGCCCGCTCTTGACCAATGCAAAGATTTTATCCGCCGCCAGCTTCCCCACGCTAAACTCCATCTCTCCTACAGCACGGCTGATGCCGTTAAACAGGTCGCTTTTTCTCTGGGGGAGAGGGTCATCTCGCATGGCAAGGTCAAGGGGAGTGTCTTCGCGGCGATCGGGACCGCGGCCTCGGCGAGGCTTTACGGCTTGAGCGTGGTGGCCAGAAAGATCAATGCCCATGATAATCAGACCCGTTTTATCGTCCTGGCCAAAAAAGACCATCCGCGGACCGGCCGGGATAAGACCTCAATAGTATTTTCCATTGCCGCGGACCGGCCGGGCGGTCTGCATGATGTTTTGAGCGAATTTGCCATCCGTGACATCAACCTGACCAAGATCGAATCGCGCCCGTCAAAACGGGCGTTAGGTGACTACTATTTCTTTGTCGATATGCAGGGGCACCGCGAGGACAAGGTCATTGCCGACGCCCTGCGCGAGATCAAGCGCAAGGCCTCTTTCCTCCGGCTGCTCGGCTCCTACCCGAGGGCGAAGTAA
- a CDS encoding YtxH domain-containing protein, translating to MSGWLKTLTFGGLLGLVAGLLFAPTKGEETREKLQGALAKGKEKFQEIKGDLTKKDN from the coding sequence ATGAGCGGTTGGTTAAAGACCCTGACTTTCGGTGGTTTGCTCGGTTTGGTTGCCGGGTTGTTGTTCGCCCCGACCAAAGGTGAAGAGACCCGTGAAAAACTGCAGGGCGCCCTGGCCAAAGGTAAAGAGAAGTTCCAGGAGATCAAGGGCGATTTAACGAAGAAGGACAACTAA
- a CDS encoding arginine--tRNA ligase, with product MAQQRLAQLVRAALAALGVPEPLPFKVESSPRKEYGDYAVNAAIIGAKKFSRNPLELAAELSAKIKELDAGQLIAKLDIVKPGFINIFLKDAYLQQNLCQIIEQDHNYGMGKRLTIDDGRPMTVLLEFVSANPTGPLHVGHGRWAVVGDVIARLLRADGWAVSTEFYVNNVGNQVEKLWLSVQAARAGQPVPEGGYGGVYIKDVEGETKAEALASILAGQKQALAQVGVSFDNFFFENTLHDAGKVRGAVKQLEVMGKTVIEGGAVWFKSQEMGDDKNRVLIKEDGLSTYFAADIAYHLDKFQRGFHRLINIWGADHHGYVKRLKAALQALGLPVENFDIIIGQLVTLYRGEEPVRMSKRTGEMVTLQEVLDEVGSDATRFFFAATDVNSHLDFDLELAKKKSNDNPVYYVQYAHARICSILKKSASPPSVPLSIKDGEGETPTIVGEGVRIDLSALKHPAERELMLKLLTWPEMVSLAARLRQPHRITEYGKELAIVFHHFYEQCRVLGDPSRIVLVNASRITLRNVLELLGITAPESM from the coding sequence ATGGCTCAACAGCGACTGGCGCAACTTGTTCGGGCGGCGCTGGCAGCCCTCGGCGTACCAGAGCCGCTCCCCTTTAAGGTCGAGAGCTCCCCGCGCAAGGAGTACGGCGATTATGCCGTCAACGCGGCGATCATCGGCGCGAAGAAGTTTTCCCGCAATCCTCTGGAGCTGGCTGCCGAGCTGTCGGCCAAGATCAAGGAATTGGATGCCGGCCAGCTCATCGCCAAACTTGATATAGTCAAACCCGGCTTTATCAATATTTTCCTCAAAGACGCTTACCTGCAACAAAATCTTTGCCAGATTATTGAACAGGACCATAACTATGGGATGGGAAAGCGACTGACGATTGACGACGGACGACCGATGACTGTTTTGCTCGAGTTTGTTTCAGCCAACCCAACAGGACCCCTCCACGTCGGCCACGGCCGCTGGGCGGTGGTCGGCGACGTGATCGCCCGGCTCCTGCGGGCCGATGGCTGGGCGGTCAGTACCGAATTCTACGTCAATAATGTCGGCAATCAGGTCGAGAAACTCTGGCTCTCCGTCCAGGCGGCCCGGGCCGGCCAGCCTGTTCCGGAGGGGGGCTATGGCGGAGTTTATATCAAAGACGTCGAGGGGGAGACCAAGGCAGAAGCCCTGGCTTCGATCCTGGCCGGGCAGAAGCAGGCGCTGGCCCAGGTCGGGGTAAGTTTTGATAATTTCTTTTTTGAAAATACATTACATGATGCTGGCAAGGTCCGCGGAGCGGTCAAACAGTTAGAGGTGATGGGGAAGACGGTCATCGAGGGTGGGGCGGTCTGGTTTAAATCGCAGGAGATGGGGGACGACAAGAACCGGGTCCTGATCAAGGAAGACGGACTGTCGACCTATTTTGCCGCCGACATCGCTTATCATCTCGATAAGTTCCAGCGCGGTTTCCACCGGCTGATCAACATCTGGGGAGCCGACCACCACGGTTACGTCAAACGGTTGAAGGCGGCGCTCCAGGCGCTTGGCCTGCCGGTCGAGAACTTCGATATTATCATCGGCCAGCTGGTCACGCTCTACCGGGGGGAGGAGCCGGTCAGGATGTCGAAGCGGACCGGCGAAATGGTCACCCTCCAGGAAGTGCTCGATGAGGTCGGCTCGGACGCGACCCGGTTCTTCTTCGCGGCGACCGACGTTAACTCCCATCTTGATTTTGACCTAGAACTGGCCAAGAAAAAATCGAACGATAATCCGGTCTACTACGTCCAGTACGCGCACGCGAGGATTTGCAGTATCCTGAAGAAATCCGCCTCACCCCCTTCCGTCCCCCTCTCCATCAAAGATGGAGAGGGGGAAACTCCGACGATAGTCGGAGAGGGGGTGAGGATTGATCTATCCGCATTGAAGCATCCGGCTGAGCGAGAACTAATGCTTAAGCTGTTAACCTGGCCAGAGATGGTTAGCCTGGCCGCGCGACTGCGCCAGCCGCACCGGATCACCGAATATGGCAAGGAGCTGGCGATCGTTTTTCACCACTTTTACGAGCAGTGCCGCGTGCTGGGTGATCCGTCGAGAATAGTGCTGGTAAATGCTTCTCGAATCACCCTCCGGAATGTGTTAGAATTACTGGGAATAACGGCCCCGGAATCAATGTAG
- a CDS encoding branched-chain amino acid transaminase — protein sequence MKYAFFKDKIVPFSEAKIGIMTHAFNYGTGVFEGIRGYWNAEKSQMYIVKLREHYERLERSTKLALKSTLKYSLSELENITVELARKNDYREDIYLRPIYYKSQEKIGLGLIGVEEDFCLFVSPFGAYLDITKGIRVCVSSWWRISEKSAPQGAKITGSYFNSSLAKAEALEKGFDEAILLSHEKTVAEGSGENLFMVKNGQLVTPPLSETILPGITRVCVMTLAAKELGIKTVERQVKQAELYTADELFFCGTGAQISPIVDVDGKKIGDGKPGSITRKLQKIYFAAARGDNPKYADWVTPVY from the coding sequence ATGAAATACGCGTTTTTTAAAGATAAAATAGTCCCGTTTAGCGAAGCCAAGATCGGTATCATGACCCACGCTTTTAACTACGGGACCGGCGTCTTCGAAGGGATCCGCGGCTACTGGAACGCCGAAAAGAGCCAGATGTATATCGTCAAGCTGCGGGAGCATTATGAGCGGCTGGAACGATCGACGAAACTGGCGCTGAAAAGCACGCTTAAATACTCCCTCTCGGAACTGGAAAACATCACCGTCGAACTGGCGAGAAAAAACGACTATCGCGAGGACATTTATCTCCGCCCGATCTATTATAAATCACAGGAAAAGATCGGTCTGGGGCTGATCGGCGTAGAAGAGGATTTCTGCCTCTTTGTTTCGCCCTTCGGCGCTTATCTCGACATAACCAAGGGGATCAGGGTCTGCGTTTCCTCCTGGTGGCGGATCTCCGAAAAGTCGGCGCCGCAGGGGGCCAAGATCACCGGCAGTTACTTTAATTCTTCGCTGGCCAAGGCGGAAGCGCTGGAAAAGGGTTTTGACGAAGCGATCCTCCTGTCGCACGAAAAGACCGTGGCCGAGGGGTCGGGCGAAAACCTATTTATGGTTAAGAATGGACAACTGGTTACCCCGCCGCTTTCGGAAACGATCCTCCCCGGCATTACTCGGGTTTGTGTCATGACCCTGGCGGCCAAGGAGCTGGGAATCAAGACGGTAGAACGGCAGGTGAAGCAGGCTGAACTGTACACGGCCGATGAGCTCTTTTTCTGCGGCACCGGCGCCCAGATCTCGCCGATCGTTGATGTCGACGGCAAAAAGATCGGCGACGGTAAGCCCGGTTCGATCACGCGGAAATTACAGAAAATTTATTTTGCCGCGGCGCGCGGCGATAATCCCAAATACGCCGATTGGGTTACGCCGGTTTATTAG